In a genomic window of Thermoprotei archaeon:
- the tsaA gene encoding tRNA (N6-threonylcarbamoyladenosine(37)-N6)-methyltransferase TrmO has translation MEIKLNPIGIVHTTLSDDMIKNAFKGVDGIIEIFPEYAEGLIGIDGFSHIILIAYLHKVTSEDRSVLKIRHRRFQKLGIPINDLPEVGVFCSDSPHRPNPIALTIVQLIKREDRFLYVKNLDLFNGTPVLDIKPYSSDRIVREIKLPPWYVKLHECVKKILGESV, from the coding sequence ATGGAGATCAAACTTAATCCAATAGGTATTGTTCATACCACTCTATCTGACGATATGATAAAAAATGCGTTCAAAGGTGTTGATGGCATTATAGAAATCTTTCCCGAATATGCTGAAGGTTTAATCGGCATTGACGGATTTTCTCATATAATTTTGATTGCATACTTGCATAAGGTTACAAGTGAGGATAGGAGTGTTCTAAAAATTAGGCATCGTAGATTTCAGAAACTTGGGATACCTATTAATGATCTACCTGAAGTGGGTGTTTTTTGTAGTGATTCTCCGCATCGTCCTAATCCAATAGCTTTGACTATCGTTCAGCTAATTAAACGGGAGGATAGGTTCCTTTATGTTAAAAATTTAGACTTATTCAATGGGACTCCTGTGCTAGATATTAAACCATATTCGTCGGACAGAATTGTAAGAGAAATCAAATTGCCTCCATGGTATGTTAAATTGCATGAGTGTGTTAAGAAAATACTAGGTGAAAGTGTTTAA
- a CDS encoding cytochrome ubiquinol oxidase subunit I: MDTFTPVTWMSFMLLGISVLVHVTLVNLVLGFSVIIPFVEYLSYKRKDKELEDVAKRLFRYLVISDLVAGVWGTWITVVLAGLWPTLTYIATTVLFIPITIAIIGILISIPTIAVYWYTWGKISQKVHLTLGVLMAIGALMVPAGFRMIFSFINNPVGLNEALAGNLYAVFNNPIYPAILLKSWFGGLTMSALMAAGIYSLKNSKKLEVKESMKAAKIMIKFGIVFLLVQSIFGVYYFYVLNQDAPYIYSAIVGNTNIAHYNFLPLFLAHIGLVVFMWISALILFVQLRSGSSSRFLSLVLISATFFALPIGEAMNDASRAPYMVISGASGLPANNFANTMFPISWSIAYLAVIVAVIVMVIFAGSLYVIYFGRPVEQPSG; this comes from the coding sequence ATGGATACCTTCACACCTGTGACATGGATGAGTTTTATGTTACTTGGGATTTCAGTACTAGTTCACGTAACTCTAGTAAATCTTGTGCTTGGTTTTTCAGTTATTATACCCTTCGTTGAATATCTGTCTTATAAGAGGAAGGATAAAGAATTAGAGGATGTTGCAAAACGTCTTTTTAGGTATTTAGTGATTTCAGATCTAGTGGCTGGTGTGTGGGGTACATGGATTACTGTCGTACTAGCTGGTCTTTGGCCAACTTTAACGTACATTGCTACAACAGTGTTGTTTATTCCAATAACGATCGCTATCATTGGGATCTTGATTTCAATACCTACAATTGCTGTATATTGGTATACATGGGGTAAAATTTCTCAAAAAGTACACTTAACACTAGGCGTACTGATGGCGATAGGAGCATTAATGGTACCTGCTGGTTTTAGAATGATATTCTCATTTATAAACAACCCAGTAGGATTAAATGAAGCACTGGCGGGCAATTTATATGCAGTTTTTAATAATCCGATATACCCAGCGATACTTTTGAAAAGTTGGTTTGGCGGACTGACAATGTCCGCGTTAATGGCTGCAGGAATATACTCATTAAAAAATAGTAAAAAACTTGAAGTCAAAGAAAGCATGAAAGCTGCAAAAATAATGATAAAGTTTGGGATCGTATTCTTACTTGTTCAATCAATTTTTGGCGTCTACTATTTCTATGTACTAAATCAGGATGCACCTTATATTTATTCTGCAATAGTAGGAAATACAAACATAGCTCATTATAATTTCTTACCATTATTCTTAGCACATATAGGGCTAGTTGTTTTCATGTGGATTTCAGCTTTGATACTTTTTGTTCAATTACGTTCAGGGTCATCATCTAGATTTCTCTCTCTCGTTTTAATATCTGCAACATTTTTTGCCCTTCCAATAGGTGAAGCCATGAATGATGCATCAAGAGCACCATACATGGTTATTAGTGGAGCTAGCGGATTACCGGCTAATAACTTTGCGAACACTATGTTTCCAATATCCTGGTCAATCGCATACTTAGCAGTTATAGTTGCCGTAATAGTAATGGTAATATTTGCAGGATCACTCTACGTAATTTATTTTGGAAGACCTGTAGAGCAGCCTTCTGGATGA
- a CDS encoding cytochrome ubiquinol oxidase subunit I yields the protein MIELDSLVNANAAIPMTILGIYIHGFFLILAVGLPYLVLIYEALGILRKDKEYMEAAKRTSIVWAISFGFGAVTGTLVEFGLVQIWSGTILAIGSFFFIPLYFELFAFLIEVTFLAAYLYTWNKFKNPWTHWALGLGILIGSNASAWLILTVNSWMQTPWGTGALVQNILPWMPELGPSKVNATALVTIYNVLPKTGSIVLADPKTIQALGYLLYDPSIVLFNPNALATVIHTILATIIIAAFETASIYSFFYLRGSRIDLKNFYFKAAKIAYGVGGVVSIIMPLAGDFMARIVYGFQYVKFLAMEGFNGGRDPLIGFLTEFNPSYNFPGFKDLMTFTNKSIDPNAVIQTITEAQQMQPLLTLFYYSMVISGIILFLFGIAFFGAYSKKIDKLVRTITRMSTEKFIVYSSFIAMFLGLVAASAGWAVREIGRHPWTIYGLIQYQQVITPNPITPEFSLMIIIIEILILIGGLIALYYVPTKSLNEIEIVRGG from the coding sequence ATGATTGAGTTGGATAGTTTAGTGAATGCAAATGCTGCTATACCTATGACGATTTTAGGAATATATATTCATGGGTTCTTCTTAATACTTGCAGTAGGTTTACCATACCTAGTACTTATTTATGAAGCACTGGGAATATTACGTAAAGATAAAGAATATATGGAGGCTGCAAAAAGAACCTCAATTGTCTGGGCCATCTCATTCGGTTTCGGAGCTGTAACTGGTACATTAGTTGAGTTTGGTCTTGTACAGATATGGTCAGGAACAATTTTAGCGATCGGAAGTTTCTTCTTCATACCGTTATATTTTGAATTGTTCGCTTTTCTAATCGAGGTTACTTTTCTAGCAGCATACCTATACACATGGAATAAATTTAAAAATCCATGGACACATTGGGCTTTAGGACTTGGCATTCTTATTGGCTCCAATGCATCAGCATGGCTAATACTTACAGTTAATTCATGGATGCAAACGCCATGGGGAACTGGCGCATTAGTTCAAAACATCTTACCATGGATGCCAGAATTAGGCCCCTCTAAAGTAAACGCGACAGCGTTAGTCACGATATATAATGTGTTACCAAAGACAGGGTCTATAGTTCTTGCAGATCCGAAGACAATTCAAGCTTTAGGTTACTTACTTTATGATCCATCTATCGTCTTATTTAACCCAAATGCTCTTGCAACAGTTATTCACACAATACTTGCAACCATAATAATAGCAGCATTTGAAACTGCTAGTATATATTCATTCTTTTATCTGAGAGGTTCTAGGATCGATCTCAAGAATTTCTACTTCAAAGCTGCAAAAATAGCTTATGGTGTTGGGGGTGTCGTATCAATAATTATGCCACTAGCTGGAGATTTCATGGCTAGAATTGTATACGGATTCCAGTATGTAAAGTTCTTGGCTATGGAAGGATTTAATGGTGGTAGAGACCCATTAATAGGATTCTTAACAGAATTTAATCCGTCGTATAATTTCCCAGGGTTTAAAGATCTTATGACATTTACTAACAAGTCTATCGATCCTAATGCTGTTATTCAAACTATTACAGAAGCACAACAAATGCAACCGTTACTCACCCTATTCTATTATTCCATGGTTATTTCTGGTATTATTTTATTCCTATTTGGTATAGCGTTCTTCGGAGCATACAGTAAAAAGATAGACAAACTTGTTAGAACAATCACCAGAATGTCTACAGAGAAGTTCATTGTTTATAGTTCATTTATTGCAATGTTCCTTGGGTTAGTAGCAGCTTCTGCAGGATGGGCTGTTAGAGAAATTGGGAGACATCCATGGACGATTTATGGTCTCATTCAATATCAACAGGTTATAACACCTAATCCAATCACTCCTGAATTCAGCTTGATGATAATAATTATTGAAATATTAATTCTCATTGGCGGTCTAATAGCACTATATTATGTGCCCACTAAGTCTCTTAATGAAATTGAAATTGTGAGGGGAGGTTAG
- a CDS encoding CoA pyrophosphatase, whose translation MITQNWVKRLRSRLSLKIEPVDENCKCAAVSVMLTGDNDIETLMIKRLVKHDDPWSGQIAFPGGRFKAGDGNLLSTMIREVYEELGINLAGQGEIIGSLSIVSPGNVPDLKVTPYVVALKKKPMIIPSHEEVEKAFWVKLNELRPGESEVITVLGPRVVSGFFYKNYFIWGMTSRILKELLALL comes from the coding sequence ATGATAACCCAAAATTGGGTTAAGAGGTTAAGGTCAAGGCTCAGCTTAAAAATAGAACCTGTAGATGAAAATTGTAAGTGTGCTGCTGTAAGTGTTATGTTGACCGGCGATAATGATATAGAGACTCTTATGATTAAAAGACTTGTTAAGCATGATGATCCATGGTCTGGTCAAATAGCTTTTCCTGGTGGCCGTTTTAAAGCTGGTGATGGAAACTTGCTCTCAACAATGATCAGGGAAGTCTACGAAGAACTTGGAATAAACTTAGCAGGACAAGGAGAGATAATTGGTTCTCTTAGTATAGTATCTCCAGGAAATGTGCCTGATTTGAAAGTTACTCCTTACGTAGTTGCATTAAAGAAAAAGCCTATGATAATACCTTCCCATGAGGAAGTTGAGAAAGCGTTTTGGGTAAAACTAAATGAGTTAAGACCAGGTGAATCTGAAGTTATCACAGTTTTAGGTCCTCGAGTGGTCTCAGGCTTTTTTTATAAAAATTATTTTATATGGGGAATGACCAGTAGAATTCTGAAAGAATTGCTCGCATTGTTATAA
- a CDS encoding helix-turn-helix domain-containing protein: MNPPCPWAIPVIKSRADVKIYSCIYPKDSMGAEALVEVKCDNMEDIIRQIHENPSVKNVELFRINENTLYGIIESKKCTCRIVGLLRYHILKARISNDGKLQITLVIDSKHPLKPLVEKLKKNNVNVMIKSLYAIEHKNNDGRITMKQKMIIKYALESGLFDYPRRISVNEIAQKLDLSPSTVSEIIRRGLKRILSDYYKNLVIEK; encoded by the coding sequence ATGAATCCTCCATGTCCATGGGCTATACCTGTTATAAAATCGAGGGCTGATGTGAAAATATACAGTTGCATATATCCTAAGGATAGTATGGGCGCTGAAGCGTTGGTAGAGGTGAAGTGTGACAATATGGAGGACATTATCCGTCAGATACATGAAAATCCATCAGTAAAAAATGTTGAACTTTTTCGGATCAATGAAAATACATTATATGGTATTATAGAGTCCAAAAAATGTACCTGTAGAATTGTAGGATTGTTAAGATATCATATTTTAAAAGCAAGAATAAGCAATGATGGAAAGCTTCAAATCACTTTGGTAATTGATAGCAAACATCCGCTGAAACCATTGGTGGAAAAGTTAAAGAAGAATAATGTAAATGTAATGATAAAATCTTTATACGCTATTGAACATAAAAACAATGATGGGAGAATAACAATGAAACAGAAGATGATTATTAAATATGCTTTGGAAAGTGGACTCTTTGATTATCCACGCAGAATATCAGTGAATGAAATTGCACAAAAACTTGATTTATCACCATCTACAGTTTCAGAGATAATTCGAAGAGGACTAAAACGAATATTAAGCGATTACTACAAGAATTTAGTAATAGAAAAATAG